A region of the Apium graveolens cultivar Ventura chromosome 6, ASM990537v1, whole genome shotgun sequence genome:
TCATGAAAAAGGCAAGAAGGGTGTATATTTCAAGCTAAAATTTACTCTAGAAGGACAGGAGATTACTTTACAGGTAAAGGAATCAGTGAGGCGGTTGATAAAGTAACCTGAGCTAAATCAAACTACAAGCAAATGAGGAAACTGTTGCTGCAATGATTTATGACCATCAGCCATCCTTTAATACGAGGTTAAATGCACCAAATAAACTGAAACTTGAGTGTTTAACTAGCCGTGCACAGAAAAATGCAAGAAAAAAAAAAGGATGAGAGAACTGAGAAAGGGAACAACTTCATCAAATATCTTAGCTCCATGGACAATATTCAGTATTTGTATAACTGGATATACTCAACAAAAGAGAACAAATGTCCACCATGCACCAGCAAAAATATTGATATCTAGAAATCCTTATAATATGCAAGTATGCAACCAttacatataacatttaattaactTGCTTTGCCATTTTCTTTCAGTCCGTCTTAAAATCTTTCATCCACGCAGGCTCTTTTGCAGTCCTTCCTGACTTTCTTGGTCCACCCAATGTTGAGTGATCTCCCAACTTGGTACGCTCAATTTTTTCTTCATTCTTACCCATCGTTGTGAAATCACGCGGGCTCTTTTACAGTCCTTCTTGACTTTCTTGGTCCATCCAATGTTGATAGACCTTCCAACTCAGTATCTTCAACTTCTTCATTCTCACCCTCATTATCTGAGGAAATCAACTTATGTCTTTCTTCCTCAGCTTTCGAGTATATTTCAAAATCACAATTTAATGCATCAACTGCATCCATTTCTGAGCCCGCACCCACATAATCTAGCGGCACAAGCCAGTTCATCAAAGATATATCAGACACGTCCTCTACAAGTTGTGGCTCTGCTAGGACAGGGGGTCAAGTCGAATAAACGATAAATAATATGATCAAAGTAAATAAATGAATACGTTAATTTAGCACCTTTTCATTTGACATAATTACTCGGTCATTGTTAACTAGATATGCAAATACTTCACAGAAACTATTAGAGTTGGTGTCCTACTACTTGATGTAAACATATTCAACGACTCATATCTTGCATACCTGATTGAGGGCCTCTCTGCACTTCTGCTTGGCCATCCGTCTGCATACATTCAGCTTTATTACTTGTTGGCTTTTCAGTAGAATCTCCCGCTGCTGACTCTTCCAGTTCCTTTATAATCTGTGCCAACAATTTCTCACCTTCAACTTTAAATTCTTCTATTTTGGACTTCGAGAATTCCTTCAAATCATCCATTGCAGCTGAAATGCTGGTACTGTACTCTCTTTTCTTCATGGTTAGTCTTTTAACAGAACTGTTCCTTGCTGAACTTTCTATATTACCTTGTTTATTCTTTTCTTTAACACTCTTGCAATACTATCAGGTAAATTAATTGCAAAAACTGAACGAAGTCAACCTGCAACAAAACTGAgtgaatatttttattttaatgatTTAAAAGGCAACTCCAATCCTGACAGATATTTCGGACTATTAGTTATGCTTGATATGTATTTAAAACACTTGCGTGCTAAGGCAACAAGTTTCAATTAAATTTCTTTCTTCCTCTAGGTTTTCAACTTGTTTTAGGAATGACGGCAAACTATGGGTTCTTGTAGTGTCTATAAAAGCTAACCTTAaaagaaaattgaaaaataaaGAGGAAATATCTACTTAAAAAGGAAAACAAATATGGAACTATACAAGTTTACTGTTAAATATAAAGCCAGACAAGAGATGTAGATAtgaattgaaaaaaaataatagtTAAAATATTGGTGACAACTGACAAACAACACTCAATCTTTCAAACCAAGGAGGGCTATTAAAGTAGTAGTAATCATTTGCATTCAACTAAAATACTGATCAAACTAAAAACCCAAGTAGCACAACTAAAATATATCTGAAAACAGAAATTATATTCCACTGTGAGCAAATGCCAAAAAATTGTAGATATCCAAAAAATTGTGTCCATCTATTATCTAAGAAgcaaatacacacacacacagagtAAGTAGCCAAATCAGGTAACATAAACAATAAAAAGCCAAATCAAAATTGGTATTTCCTCAAAACAAATTGATCAGGAACAACAAATGAAATATTAAACCGAACCCGCAAAAAACCATTCACGCATAGAGTAAGTAGCCAAATCAggcaaaataaataattaaaagcCAAATTAAATTTGGTATTTCCTCAAAACATGTTGATCAGGAACACCAAATGAAATATTAAACCGAACCCACAAAAAACTATAAACATCATAACAAGAAAACAGATCTGAAAAGCATCGAGTAAAACAAATAAAACTTTTTAAAAAGTAGCTCACCGTAAATTTTAAGATGAAAGAATTGCTGATTAAAGAAACCTGCCCATTATTTCTCAATCTAATACCATATATCCACTGTAGTCAATTTAATGGTTTTATATCTTGAAAGGAACAATTAAACTTAATTTTTATTGAGAAAAAATGGGTCTGCAAAAGGACTGTGTTTTTTGGGAAAATTGGGTCTGCGAATATGAAGGACTATGTACCATATACTTGAGAGTAGTAAAACGAAAGTTGGTAGAGAGTATGGAAGAAATTTATGATGGTGACTAGATTATAGGCCTTGTGATCGATGGAATTGAGGATATTTACCACCTATTCCTTTCCAAAAGAAATTCAGTACAGATACATTTGCATATTAATCTTTCATTCTCAGAAAATCCAactttttaatttaaatataaatgCAAAATAATAGTTTCTTAGTATTCGATATCACCAACACATTTTCAATTTACTTTTCTCTTTTTTCAAATTCATTGTATTTCAGGAAATAATTACCGGTTTTGTATCGAATATTCTTGACCAATCTTAAATGAAATTGATTTTTATATTCTTTGGTATATTTTTCGTTATAAAAGTAATTATATACAGAAAAGTATCATTATAATGGAACTCTTAAAATTTTAACAGTAGTGAAAAAGTACATGTTATACTTTTTAAAATTTCCTCAAAGTTAGTTTTTTTTAACAATTACCCTGTACATCATATTCAGATTTCATATCTATCATAATCTGCCTATTCTGGTGCATGACAGCCAATTTTGGAAAGAAACGAAAACTTTATAATTAATGGATCTTACATATATATTCCTAGTACTTTGTTCTTATTCAACATTTCCTAGTATCAGAACAAATTAACAATACATTCAAATGCACTTTATTGCACTTGTAATAACTTTAACCAAATCAATTTTAACAATTATGCAGTTGCTTATACTTACGTGGTGGACTATTAAGGGTAAAAAATATTACCAACATAtgttataattatacatatttcAAAAGATTTACTTATTTGACTCTTATAATTTGTTTAACTAAACTTAGAATAAATTAGAGTATGTTGTACAACAGTTGTTAAGAGCATCTACATGAACAGTTGTgtgataaaaacataaatttgTGAATTTTTTTGTGAGATTGTAATTGTTTATTAGACTTTTGAGTGTTGTACATTAATTTTGTCCAACgttataatattagaattttaaaAGAATCTTGAAATTGGTTTAATTCATTCATAGATATTAGTTCATACAATATTATAAACAAAATATACGATATAGAAGTACCTAAATCCCAATAGAAGATTGTATTCAAATGCTATTAATTGTCGAGCCTAAACTCACAGGCTAACACATACCATATGGTTTGACAAACCACACACAAGCCTATTCAAAGTGGTACCCGTTAGATGTAGATTTGTAACTTGTAAAAACATGAGAAAACTTATTCAAACTTAGCGATATTACAAACCCTCCACCTAATTGAGTCAATTTCGGAGTCAATGTCCTTGTTGAGCCGACAACATTACCCAAAAGCACTTTTAGCCACATCCAGCTCCCAACAAGTCCACACAAACAATCCTAACACGTATTAGATATCTGGAAAGCCCACCCACCTCGGACCCATTAAAACGTGATAGCATATTTGACATCATTAGTGGTAACTACTTAAAAAGGTATTTAAATTTACCCAAACTTATGATGAGGATGTAACGGGAAATTCCAAAAAAGTTAATTTTTATATTTGGGCCTAGAAGTAAAGTAATATTCAGTGTAAAGTATATGGTTTAATGGTGTGCTAAGATCACTCTTGAGAGAGAACATATTGGTTATCTTCGTGTTCCTCCTCTCAAGATGCATGCATAACCTTTTGGAAATTTGTTTACATTATTTTTTAGGTTTATGACTCATTTATTGATAGAGTTTGAACGTAGTACTCATCACTTCCCTGCCAGTGTTATAATCCTTGAGAATGATATGTTAGTACTTTTAATCGCCAAAAAGTGTCAAGACTTGTGTTTTTCATGCATTTACTCGTTCTAATTCGATAGGTGGTCGGATTGATGTATTCTGTTTAGAAAAACGCCATTTAGTCTCAAGACCTAATACGTAATATGTCACTCACATCAATTTGTATCAACCCAGATGGTTATCGGGATCAACTAAGTCTTGGGGCACAATAAGTGATATGTTATACATATCATTCTCTCCCGAATAGTGACATAGCTTCAATAGAGTTAAGACTTAATAAGTAGCAGTTCTTATCACTTTTTTAGCTTAGGGCCCAATAAATGGTACGTCTTATCACTTTCTAGCTACGGCCCAATAAATGACAAGTCTTACTACTTTTTTTGGCTTAGAAGTCAAGTTACACTTATTACTTTCTCCCCGATATTGATCAAATATATATCACTTTCTTTACAATGTACCACTAATCTTAAAGTTGCTTAAATATTTCTAGTACCAACACGTGTTGTTTACAAGAAAAATTTTGGACAATTGACTTATGTTTTAATGGCATAAAACATTGCCCGATCTCATACTCCAAACATCATGTGATGATAATTTAATTTCACTGTTATAAACACCCCTAAAAATTAAAACAAACAGCCCCCTCCAGGCCCCCCGACTCAGAAATAAATGCCCAAGCCTAGTTCTTgttacaaaaaaaaaaaaaaaagctTAATGACTAGCATACTTTGAAGCCTGTTTGTTTTGTAATGTTTGGAGATACATTAAATGGGTTGACAAATGATAATTACTGGGTAGGTTCTTTTCGAGGAAGTGAAATATGTGACTAGATAGATTATTTTTCTACAAAGAGCGGGCAAAGGAGTCCATTCTAAATTAAAACTGATACATAGTTTGTATATTTATTGAAAAGCTATTATCAATATTGATAAAAAGAATGTGAGATTTAAGGATATAAATTATAGTTACATGAATATATCTAGGAAATATACTCTTCTATCTTGAATTTGTCTAAACTTGAAACAATTGCGTACAAAATTATAATATTCCTAACAAATCTCGTAAATGGTAAATGACTAGCTTGCTGACTCAAGTCACTCAACTAGTTTTAGTGATCACAGCATATGCATACATCAAAGCTCCAAAGGACAAAGGAACAACTACGGGAACTCCAAACAGTTAAATTTCTTCATTAAGTTGCAATAAACAATGCTAAAGTACAGTGCCAATCAGCAAAAAGAAAAAGATGTAACCTTTCTGACTAAATCTGAAGAGAACAGTTGACGGCCGAGCAGCTTGTGCAGCTTTCTTTTTGGTATAAATTTGTCGAGTTCGCGATCCACCATGATGTCTTGTCCCAAGAAACTAACAAGAACTCGCATTGCAATTGCTATAAATATTAGAGTACGGAAGAGTATTATTTATAAGCATGTACAAGCTTGAAAAAAATACCGTCTACATAACTGCTGCACAACATTGCAGCGAATCTGATAAAGTAAGGTGACTAATGGTTGCATTTCTTTGGTTCGATACAATTATGGTGTAAAAAATTGTACCGATACCAACAAGCTTCCTGCTTCAAATTCCATCTACCAAGCGAACctcttctttctttcttttttgcCTTTTGGTATAGCGAAAGAGACAAAAAGTTGATATATTATTGATATCAAGATAAATCATTTGAGAATAAAATACTGAGAAGA
Encoded here:
- the LOC141665581 gene encoding uncharacterized protein LOC141665581, which translates into the protein MKKREYSTSISAAMDDLKEFSKSKIEEFKVEGEKLLAQIIKELEESAAGDSTEKPTSNKAECMQTDGQAEVQRGPQSEPQLVEDVSDISLMNWLVPLDYVGAGSEMDAVDALNCDFEIYSKAEEERHKLISSDNEGENEEVEDTELEGLSTLDGPRKSRRTVKEPA